A stretch of DNA from Coccidioides posadasii str. Silveira chromosome 4, complete sequence:
agtatgtataTTTTGGTGTCTCGCTCGGGGATGgattaactaactaacttaTGTAATCGTTCCATACCTCCGATGAGAATGTGATGTGATTGCGGGGGGCTGGATGAACTCGGTCATGTAGCAAATACTGATCCCTGAGGAAATCTACTCACCTTGGCTGTGTCGACGGCTATAGGTGCTTCCGGCACTTACTTGGTTGTGAATGTCCAATTAAGAACATCCGTTTCAATGTCGGCTAGTCTAAACTGCGAGGAGCGGTTATTCGAACCCGAAATGAACACGGACACACGATCGCCAGCATCTACCGAGTCGCGCGCCTCAAGTCAAGCACAGGCCCTCTCCTTGTCACTCCTCTCTCAATGCCGCGCCCTTCTCCATGAGTTGACCTCGTTCCAACTCTACCTTACTGGTTTAAGTCGACCCAACCTCGTGGAGCTCCGCCAGTTCAAGTCTGCCGTGCAAGCAGAACTCAGATCGTTGGAGAAACTATGCGAGTCGGCGAACAAGGCAGCGGAGGAGGATGAGCAAGCTAAAAGAGCAGAATGCACCGAGACCGGTGTTGTGCGCGGAGATGATGAGGACGGAAAATCGAGCGGAGGCGAAGGAGATGCGCACCTGGTAGGCGCGGCGGAAAGAAAAGTCCTGCACTCGCTACGCTCGTCGAATTTGCCGTTTTTCAGTACGGTGTGGAAAGTGGCGAAGACGGCGTGTACGGGGTTGGTAGCGTTTAATAAGAAATTCTACTGGCAGGaggtgaagaagaagaaaaagctgGAACGAGACGATTATGAGATGGAAAATGGGTTTCCATCGCTGGAATTGCAGAATGGGGGTGTCGAAGTAGGAATAGACGAAAGTGAGGTCGCAGAACTAGTGCGGTTGAAAAGAAATGTCATTGTGGATATTGTTGCAGACCATGGGGAAGAATGGGTGAAGGTCTCTACAATAACGCCAACTCGATTACTTTTCGAGTTGGCGAGACAAGGTTGGGAATTGGACTCcgatgatgaagaggaatATAGACTACGGAATTATGACAGTGAAGACGATGGCGATGACGATATCGTTGAATTAGTAAAACTGGCAGTTGATATGAAGAAAGCTGCTGCTCAGACTCGCGTCAGATACAAGCACCCTCGAATACGTTTCATCCTTCCCAAGGTGACTGAAGGACAGGCGCCACACACGGACAGGATCATTCATGAAATCCGAAAAGCAGGGGTAACCGTAGAATGCGGTACTATTCCAGAGAATCCGCTGACTGGCGGTGCCAAGCAACTGGACCCAAGATCCCTTGAAGCTACATTTTCGTCACTTCTTCCAAGCCCCTACCCCCAAAGGACGTCGACCTTAAACGTTGATTGCACCTTGCTTCTCGCCCTGGTGTCTGATCTATCGCATTACTGCAATATTGCCCATTCTACACATCATCATCGAGCAATAACTCGACAGATTGAACTCGAAGCAGAAAAGCCACTAGTGCCATCAGAACTATGGCCAGCCATGGGGGACAAAGACCTGCTCTGCACCACCGAAGCCGCCCAACGGATGCGAGAAATAGTGGACACCATAGGAACCCAGGCCGAAAAGACAAGAACAAAGTTGCTAATGGGGGAAATGGATGAACATTTGGAAAGGCAACAGTTAATTTCCCGATTCCAGGAATTGTCTGATCATAAAGTTCCAACGGATTGGAGAATCCCGATCAGAGTAGTAGAGTCTCGGGAGGTGATCCGTCGCGGCTTTGAAGATGGACGGCTCCCGCCTGTAGCTCGCAAAATCGCGAACCACCTCAGTGATATAAACGCCAGCGTGTTTGTATATGGATGGTCCACCGGATTGATGACAATATCAAGCAACCGAACTGTGGCAA
This window harbors:
- a CDS encoding uncharacterized protein (EggNog:ENOG410PK4H~COG:S~BUSCO:5398at33183); this translates as MSASLNCEERLFEPEMNTDTRSPASTESRASSQAQALSLSLLSQCRALLHELTSFQLYLTGLSRPNLVELRQFKSAVQAELRSLEKLCESANKAAEEDEQAKRAECTETGVVRGDDEDGKSSGGEGDAHLVGAAERKVLHSLRSSNLPFFSTVWKVAKTACTGLVAFNKKFYWQEVKKKKKLERDDYEMENGFPSLELQNGGVEVGIDESEVAELVRLKRNVIVDIVADHGEEWVKVSTITPTRLLFELARQGWELDSDDEEEYRLRNYDSEDDGDDDIVELVKLAVDMKKAAAQTRVRYKHPRIRFILPKVTEGQAPHTDRIIHEIRKAGVTVECGTIPENPLTGGAKQLDPRSLEATFSSLLPSPYPQRTSTLNVDCTLLLALVSDLSHYCNIAHSTHHHRAITRQIELEAEKPLVPSELWPAMGDKDLLCTTEAAQRMREIVDTIGTQAEKTRTKLLMGEMDEHLERQQLISRFQELSDHKVPTDWRIPIRVVESREVIRRGFEDGRLPPVARKIANHLSDINASVFVYGWSTGLMTISSNRTVAKQIETMIEKNRGDDDDLRGPFVWVCDTARSLVGKEKNRKS